ACAGACAACTAGGGGTCTGTGACCCAGGGACCCTGCAAGAGAGATGGTATAAATCATAGATTAAGTAAAGAGTGCTTATGTTGATGGGGGCCATTCACATTAAGGATTAGGGTGTGTGTACTTGTTTTGTGTATTAAAACTTGTTTTGGATATTGTCTTTGTGTTCGACTATGTAATTTTATCTGGGATGTTTGTCTTATTATAGTAAATACAATTGTAATATCATAAGTTGTTTACTGATGATTGTTTGTGTATTCCTGGTTGTTGTATTATGTCCTCATTGCCTTTGAATAGAAATTGATTGGTTGCTTGTGTGGTGCGgtgcattgttttcttttgggatATCATATTGGATCATTATTTTCGTTTGGAACAGGACGCTTCCTTTCTTAGTTGACGCTTTTGCGATTTGCGCCTGCAGGGTGAGTTCGTGGACGACGGCACGGAGACGCACTTCACACTCGGAGACCACAACTGCTGCGTGAAAGCTGTGAGCAGCGGGAAGAGACGAGACGGGATCATTCACACGCTGCTCGTGGACGGCACGGAGATCGCTGAATGCACAGAGTGAGCGTGACTGCgcctggatgaaagcagagATCCGCTTTTGTATCTGTGACGCTGAGTGAGGGCGTGAGGTGATTTAAAGCTGATAAAGTCAGGGACCAACTGAGAGAAACAGTGCATTGCTGGCTATAGTGTGCGGGGTATGTTAGCCATATATATACTGGTGAAAGCTGTCCTGTAAATAGCATAGCTGAAGACAGAAGCTAAGTTTGAGCAGTTTTAAAAGACCGAGGGCAGCTACTAATGCCAGAAACAAGCATTTACTGTCTCCAAATGTTCACACTGGATATTTGATGTGTACACTGGTACTTTATATTCACATGAACACTATTAATCTCAGTAATATAATCAACATGGGAGTCCAGATGTGCCACATTATTCTCTCTCAGCCAGGGTTTTAACACGAGCAGCTGCTTTTGAAGAAGTACTGTATCACACAGCCAAACGTTACTAGTGAGCTGTCCCAGTAAACCCTAACCTCATTCTCTCTTACCTTTGTGCTAGCTTTCTTGTATTTTCAAATGTTGTGGAGTGGGAGGTTCAACAACAGGGTAACTTTATTCCTTGAATGTAGCAGTGGACTGGTTCCTGTTCTGGTGTTGGCCTGTTACatgctttgtgttttcattggTTAATTATATTGATATCAAGTGATTAGCTTCCAACGGCCTGCTGTTGATGTGTCAGAATATTTACAGGGTGCATTGTCCTCATTTTTCAGGTAGATATAAATCACTTACACAGCTGCAATGGATCACTCGCTGATGTCCAAACATACTTTAAAGACTTTCTGTTGTCTTTAGAAAAATCTGTAACTGTGTTGTGCTGTCAAATCATGCGGTAGTAtcataaagtgtatgtaaaagatggacaaATGTCACCCACATTTGTCAAAGCCACATTTTTGGACCCTTCAGCTGTCCACTGTGACCCTCTTAGGTTTTTTAAACCAGATGTCACAGAAGCGGGGTCGATCTGTCATTTCCCCCATTATCGTCTTTCTGAACATCATGTATTAGATATGATGTAAATGTAGTGATTGATACCACTGATTAATTAATGAAGTGTTTACCGAGGTCACAGCTCAAATTACAGAGGGCTCCTTTTCCACTGAGATCTattgagtgttttttttcctgctaacTACAAGTACAgaagtcgccccctgctggctatTAGAAAGAATGCAAGGCATTGGCTTCATTTTACCAGTGTGGAAGCTATGGCCATTTTATACATGCAGTCTATGGATAATGCAGAACTTGAGCtaaacatttttataaaatcatGGTTATTAAAGATTGAAGATTTCTCCAATGTATGTGAAACAAATGTTTGGTAAGAGACGTTCATTAAGGCTGCACTCACACTAAGAAAGCTGCGTCATGCCCAAGTATGTTTGTTTCCCATTTTCCAGTTTGTTTTACCAGACTGCTGCATGCTCCACCCCGGCAGGGTTAAATGAACTGCCCCAGTCCAGGTTCAGTTGGACTCAACATGTGCATGTTATGTGACCACTAATCGTGCACAAGTACTTACATGTAACTCCGACAGTTGTTCAATGGCAGCTGCCTGTGTCAAAATCACTGTGTTCagcatcttgatgcattctcaatcatccaggaaagtaaatctccaaaaggtgagtctgttcatctggacgtagcgttttgtgggacacacaaaacgctacgtccagatgaacagactcACCTTTTGGAGACTGTGTTCAGCACTTCACAAATCTATAAGGCATACAAGGGGATGAAGTGTCAGcactttaaaatgaaactagATGCATAAAATCATGAACGTCACTGTAGACACAAACTGATGCACACTCTGAGCCCAGATTGTTAAGCACAGGGTGAGTGCAGGGTGAGTGATCGTTGGAGTGGTGACGAGGCAACAGCCATGATGTGTGTGAGTACATCCTCACTGTTAGAAATTGGAACCCAGATTTACTCAAACACTGAACCAGTCCAAACTGGGTTTAGGCATTAAAAAAAGTACTGTTGATATTTAGAAAGAGAGTGCAGTGACAAGACATGTAGGAGATTTTGAACTGAGATTTTTGACCCTGCTGCATATGTTACTATGAGTTCATTTTTCTAGGTGCAAAATATACAGAGAATTCTTAAAGCTCACAAATTGATTTACTAATATTTGCAACACAATTTATTGCTAATCGTGAtaatagagcagggcgatatgaccaaaaatatttatcacgatatacatttgaaaatttgcgataacaatTTAACTGATGATATaactgacactagacaaaatactttacgaCTCCACAACTGTATTagtgcaacccccccccccccccccccccccaaaaaaaaaaacaaccatcaatgtattttcacttaaacaagcagctgttttttatgtgcattaagtttaaccaaaaggcatttccagtggaaattggccgacatatcctcagcataaccatgtagaatatccacaaaacttaaaaagaggttatacacacacaatacggtaatattatgttgaagcacagtatgtatcactccgcgaggctcctgcctacgaaagctgtaatgctctgacaatccatcaagcggtgcggcttcgtagcttagcatagtcatactgaaacatttgacagattttcgagcgccgtgtagcacataaaaccgtttcgaggtcagtaaacacgaccagaattcatacataaggcacacgggattataaggggcactgtcgattttcagagaaatcaaagaattgattttaagtgtgccgtattttccaaaaaacacggtaataacgacggcccgctagcatgctctaccaaaaatagtgctttgttgtgtatctgacggacgaaagctaaaccagttccacaccactgaagttgcagcatttttacaaaccaattctggttcatccgtttcattcgcCCTTCTAATTCTCCGTCGCCGAAATGCTTTTTACGCCATgtgcatatgaaaacaaaggcactgcgcatgcgcgttttacccatattctatcgcgatatttcattttcttatcattgcccaacattataccggtattaccgtgaacggtatgatatagcccagccctaCGTGATAATATTTAATgcagaataaaacatgaaaatgtttctaattgttatttttgtgcttCATATTAAAATgagctgactgtgtgtgtgtttggaaacAGCATACGTTTTGTAAATCATTGGTAAAGCTAACCACACCTTTGAGCTCACATGCTGTTTTGCCCTATTTAGTAAATCTGGCCAACTTAGCAAACTTCATCTGCTGATGTCtgtgaaactgaactgaaatgcaGCTAAAAGCTTTTGGACAAACGATTTGTTTTTCCTGTCAAACTGTTTcaagggtcaaaggtcaataTCTTTCATGCTCAGTAGACTGTGATATTGTATAGTTATAATTACCTTCTCACTCTGTTTTTCATGTGTTGTGTATACAGGAATAATGTTTGTACatgtatttcattttttaagttgtttaaattttattttattttattaaatttgtGTAGTTGATCAGGTTTTGTTATTGAGCTTTgagtaaaaaaaatctggacACACTTAAAGCTTTGCTGTGTTTAATAGTTGTTTTTCCATATTTCACTAAATGTTGTtacaacaaaaatataaaaacaaaacataaaataagtCCAGATTcctcaaacaaacaacaatttttatttttaatttcattttgacATCAACATCAGGAAAACTGTAACTACTCATGTCCATTATGACTCATTCTCCCATTCATCACGGAGTTCACCACCACCATTATTTTATGGACAAGCAAAGCTAGATTAAAGTCTTTTCATATTTATTGTGGTATTTGCTGTTATAATCATGTCTAAATTTATGGAGTCATGAGATGTCACTTAACAAATGAACCCTTTCAATGTAAAAACTACAATGTTGTTGATATAAAACGCACATTATTAAGCTCAATCTTGATTTATAAACATATGATTGGTTCTACTCCTTGCAGTACTGCTatgataaaatacattttgataaCTTGCTGCTGCCATTACTCAGCAATATATTATGAGAAAAACAAGCCCAGCCATTCCTTCAAATTTTGCTACTAATATCCATTATATTGAGTCTATAACTGAtacaaacatttctttttttctaatggTAAATATGCTCATACTGAATATCCTTGAGCTTGTCTTTTCTCACAGGTGATGATGTACTTGGGCATGGCTTGATAACTGCTAAATATGACAGAGATGTCAGACCCTccattcacactgtcatacctaACTTGTGGATCTGTCCCTTTAGCAGGTGGCAGAATGAGACCTCGCTGACCCTTGGTGGGTGCCCCTCTCAGCACGTCAGCCTccacaaagtacaaatacttatCCTTTTCCTCCTTCCAAACTTCCATGGCCTCCTTCACTGTCCCAGCAAAGTAGATGCCTTCTCCATATTTTGGGTCTAGACCCAGACAGgaataaatatgttttgtttctAGGTGTGTTTTTATGATATTATCTGTagcttttatatatataatgttaaCATACCTTCAGGTGGTGCACACTCTGCATGGAAACCAATCTGGCTAACCATCTCACAGAACTGTGCAGGTATGCGCTGAAACATTTTCTCAGAGGAGCACCCCAGCTGGTTTTTCTTGAGGTCAAACAGCTTCTTCAATGTTGAGTTTTCCACTTTATCcacctaaaaataaaacatttcattcTGAAATAAGGCACAAGGCTTATTTATATAGAATAAGAAAGtaataaacaaccaaatccctaAGCTTAATAGTAACCCATGAAAAGTTGAGGAACATTTTATGAAACATAATTTACCTTTAATATCCACAGACCAAGATTTCTAAAAGCAGATATTCTCTCTTTGAACTCCCAGCTTGAGTTGTccactgtttttgtctttctttctctttcacgAGGCACTTCAGCTAACAACTTGCACatttcatcctcctcctctctgacaAATTCCTCCTGGAGAGTGCAGAGCATGGCCTCCACCTGCAACGCAGCACCTACAACATCCTCAGCCGAATCCCCATCTACTGTTAGGCAGGCGTGACCCTTGGCCAAAAACTCTTCAAACTTAACACCCTTTCTGGTTAAACGAGAGAGCTGCAGGTATTCTCTTTCACCGAGGTGCTGGATGAAGTTGTTGTAGATAACCATGGGGCGAGGGGGCCTGAAGAGAAAGTGACTGAGCCATTTTTCAGCCTCACATAGTGATTCTTTAGAATAGCTTCTCAAACTGATCTGTGGAATTGGAGCTTTGTTGAATCTGAAGTCTTCTTTTTTATCATATGCTGGTggaaaaggcaaaaagaaaCATCATTACTCATACCGCTGGACTCTATGGAAACTCAAGCTTTGTTATATCCtactttttttaatacttgtaTCTTGACTAAGAAAGCTATTCATTTAGGACACATTCATTAGCCTTGCTGATACATAGCATTTCTGACCTTGCCTATGGGAGCTGAAGTGTTTCACTTCATCTTGTGTAATGCTGGTATGGGGTGTGTTATGCTGGAGAGACTTAATTTTTTCCTTGAAGGCCTGGAAAGAAAAGggcattataaatatatttcttaGTATGCGACAATTTGCAAAACATTAATAGCatttctctttgcttttcttGCAACTTGTGCCTAAAAATAATCaatgtttaaaatattacaGATCAGATATGGTAGCTGACATGGTAATTTGAATCTAAATTcttgaaaacatttttgaaatacaACCTGAAATGTGCCATAGTCAGAaggaaatataacaaaataaatgtcCATCTTCCCCCCAAAGTTTTTGGCAAACTCAACCACTGCCTCGGACATAATGCATGCAGCTTCTTTTTTAGTGAACCCAAGGTTTCCTGTGCCAATAGCAGGAAAGGCGACAGACTTGTGTTGACTTGCAGCTGCTGTCTGTAAGCATTTCAATACTGAATTGAAaagaaactgtaaaataaatggAGAGAAAGATGCAATTAGATTTGTGAGTCCAATGAGACTCCTTAACACTTTGGAGTGCATCATGATTACTATAATACACCAGACTTTCTATTTCCATCAAAATGATCCATAACATATCAACATACTTATAATGTACCTTGTGTGCTGCTTCTTGTCCATTATTAATGCAAAAGGTATGATACACCTCTCTACACCCCAAGTTGTAGGCTTTTGTGATGATGATATGTTTAGTCCGAGGAGCAATTTGTATTTCATCTTGCATTTTCTGACCAGCTTTCTTCAACAAAGCTTTAGAGACCTGACCGACTTTCAGGTCTCGTTCCAGTGATGTTGTGTTTACAATGACATCCGTCTGAAAGGATATAAAAGATGCttagaaataaaaaattatgTTAGAACAAAACTGTACAGTGGATTTTAGGTACTTTATATCTTCATAAATCCTAAAAATAGCTAACTCAAACTCAATATACAAGAAATGATTGGCATGAAGGTAACATAAACTTGTCATTCAACTAAAAAGTAAATAGCAATCAATAATAATGATTATTTTGAAGAAACAATACAGATTTGTACCTTCTGTTCTTCAATGTTATCACTCTTCAGTGCCAAAAGGACATTCCTAATCTGGATGGAAATGTCTGATGTTTTGGTAGCACCTCTGGTGTGGGTTCCTGGTGCCTGCCCTTGGGGTACTACCTGGTAGTGCTGGTGAGGGGCTAGAATCTTATGGCAGGCGTTCATCATTTCTGTGACCGTTGGCTCATCGTGGTTCACAAAGAGTATCTTTCGAGGAAGATGCCAGCGGGAAGAGGAGAATTCATAGtagtctctcacagttgacacTATAGTTTCAGCACATTCTGACAGGGGGTAGTTGAACAACCCAGAGCTTATAGCTGGAATGGCAACAGTGTCCAGTTGATCTTTGTCAACTCTGTCAAGAATGCTCTTGATAGCCTGCTCCAACTGTCGTTTGGCTTGTGAAAATTCAAAATAAGTGGGCTTAATCGGCAGACATGGACCAACAGCATGAATTATCTTCTTGCAAGGCAGCAACCCAGCATTAGTAACAATTGCTTCTCCTGTTGGTATGGGACCATGTTTGTATGTGTAATTGTCACTCTCCATTTGGATTTGAGGACCACCAGCTTCACACAGAGCATATGCAAGTCCACCACCATGCTGAAGACTTGAGTTGGCTGCATTCACAACAGCATCCACTTTTAAAGTGGTGAGATCAGCCTTCAACACGGATACTTCAACACCTGCACGCAGCTTGACAGAAATCCTCTTCTCTGGGGCAACAGTCTGCCTCTTCTGCTGTCCAAAGCTCACATCACTCTCAAAATCCACACCTTCGAAGGTGGCCACACATCCGAATTTGCTATCAAGGATATGACTCAGAGCAGATCTACTTTGTTTTACAATGTTGAGTGAGGATTCATGAAGAGCAATATCTGATTTATGGGCCATGGTTCCTGAAGAGATCTACAGAAAAAGATTGTGTCAGTGAATCATAGAATGACAAGAATCATACCTCAGCATTTTGGAATGAATCAGGACCATATGCACGGAGTGAGCATAACTGACAACACCTTTAGCAAACAAATAATTTAAGCTGAAATATGTCTAAGACGTTTATACTGTTGTGGATTTAGTTAGTGCATTAGTATTATTGCACAATGTTGGTCTATCACGGGTTTAGACTATATTTTTAGTGTATGCACATATATATTACCACTCAGGACAGGGTAATTTAgaaatgttcttgtttttgAAGGAAAAGCAcagttatttttattctaatacAAGAATGATTATAACTAATTACTTAATGGTCAACAGAGTCATTAGTTGGCCATTAAGTTGACTGATCAGTTAGGCTCATGTTGAGTCAAAAGGGATGTTATTGAGAATGTCTTCAAATCAAATAGTAATTGCAGAGGAGTTATTAATCAAACCAGAACACCATAaattttattaataaattaaagTATAGGAAAGTAGGCAAGAAATTGATTACtgcttaaataaaaacacattaatcaGCATACTATTGTAATTTTATTACATTACTTTTACTATATTACAAAAGTACATACAATTTGTCTGTACAGTATATGTGGAGCCTGTGTGCAACTTTCATTTTCACTGGAAACACAACCACCAAAAACCCATTCACTCTAGGCTGCACACTTTGGGGTTAGTAGTAATGATAATAcccatatttatttaatactttCTACAGTGTCATCAAATCAAACATATTCTCCTTTGCGACGAACAATAACTTGAAATGAAGGGGCGTAGGTTTCCATAAATTGCTGTTATACCTTCACTACAGTAGAGGGAGACAAAGACGAACAAATGACACTCTGacttaggaaaaaaaattaccaGAAACAACAGGTTACACACCTGCATACGTCAATATAAACTGTTTATTGTGCTTAAATAGCGCTTGAagcttgctttttttaaaataaaaaagtattttgattAGTTTCTtaaaatggcacccttacatgaaaagaagaaaataaatattttattgtttcgCGTTTTTCCCCAGGCAGTTCAGTTTCATGCAAGTCTCTAGCgttaggaaaagaaaaacatcattgCTTTCTAGTCTAACGTTATACAAAATCTAAATTTATTATGTACGACAGTATAAATAAGGAAACTTTCTGACACTTAAAGTTTGTGTGACGTTTCGCGTGTCTGTCAATGTCGACTTTTATTCAGCGAAAACCCCGAAAAAGTTCACGAGTCAACAAAACACGTTGCTGGATGAAAATGACTAGCGAAACCTAATCGATTAATGATACACAAAAAATccattaatttaaataaatcatgattttagtttaaacaaataaagaacgTTAATTGCGCAGACACCAGATACTCACCGTCGCACACTTTCAGCTGGAAAGTACCGAGGTGAAGGAGAAAgcgaaagaatgaaaagagggCGCGGACGTCTCCAAACTGCTTCCGTGGGCTGCAGCCAAGTGTAAAAAGGTGCTTTTCAGCGCTTTCTCTGTAGCTGCACCCTGTTCTCAGCCAACCCTTCAAGGCCAATCTCAACACTACAACACGCCAATAAAAACTGCGTTTCGTTTCATAGGAAACAAAAGTGAAACTAGTTCCGAGCAGACAGCAGCCGGCCTACGAAGATGGCCGGCGAACACTCCTATCCTCTGCTCGTTGAGCTCGAAGAAACCAACATTCCCAGATTAAAAATCAAGTTAGTGAAATACTTTCAAAGTAAGAAATCTAACGGTGGTGGCGAGTGTGAGGTGGAGTATGaaaatggcagcaggacagcGATGGTGCGCTTCCGGAGAGAGGAGGGTAAGTTTGTCACAATAAAGTCATGTTTGCTTTATTTAAGGAGCTacaatattatttattaacaaTGGATTTATGTAGTgacatgtgtttgtgctgtgtcACAGATCAGAGAAATGTTCTGGCCAAAGAGTCGCATCAGATCAGTCTGGAAAAGGGCGTTTTGAAGCTGACGGTCCGCTTACCCACGGAAGAGAAATCATCACGGGTGCGAAAAGTTTGTCATGAATCAGTTATCAACAGCTGTTCTGCTCTGTGTACCTCAAATCTGTTCTTATATTGACGATGTTATTTATGAGATTCGGTTTCACTGTTGATAGTGCACCGTGAAACCTGCGCGCCTCTAATTTCTGTCAGGCCCGTCCTGTTCTCAAAAGGAAATGCGAGAATATTCAATTATTCCTCAGCTTTGTGTGACCCTTGAGCCCCTCTATAGAATCCAAATTATCATTCAGTTCCACTGAACGTAAATCTGACCATGTTTATCTTTTACTGGAAGTCATGTGACTTTATAAAGCCAAAGCTGCGCTGCACACTGCTCCTCTTCCTGCCGTGTGGATATTGTGAAAGTCAGAAGCACTGCTCGGAAAGCTTTACTGGGTGCGGTTTGCTTGACAAAGCTGATAATGAATTTGTTTGCATGAATTACTTTTTGAACCAGCAAATATTTACGgcgcttacacacacacacacacacacacacacacacacacacacacacacacacacacacacacacaatcgcTATAATTCTAAACAAAGGTGATTGAcgtgtattttttttgtattttctttataCAGGAAACTCCGTCTGATAAAGATAAGAAGACATGTAAGTACTGAGTGAAGTGAACAGAACTGTGTTTGTAACCAAGATCAGGAAGTCCTTTCACTTCTCCACCCCTGTATTTTATCTGCTTGCAGTGTACACCACTgtccactttattaggtacaccttgttaGTATCCTATTGGACCCACATTCTGACCCACATTTATACAAAATCTAAATTTATTATGTACGACAGTATAAATAAGGAAACTTTCTGACACTTAAAGTTTTCAGATTAATCAGATATTGCTacactttcaaaaaaaaatattgtccagttttggtgagtctGTATGAACTGTggcctcagttttctgttcttagctgacaggaatgGAAAGCAGTGTTGGTCTTCTGCTGTTGCAGCCCAGCTGCTTCAGTCTGTGACATGTTGTGCTTCTCAACATCCCTCGGTTGTAACAAGTCGTCTGACCATTATCCTCTGATGGCTGAGATCACCGAGCCATTGTTGCCCcacagaactgctgctcactgcatattttctcttttttgaccATTCTCTATAAACCATAGAGGTGGCTGTGTGGGAAAGCCCCatagtttctgaaatattctgACCAGCCCACCTAAACACCAACACCACAATATATACTAGAAAATCTCTAGGTTACAGCCAGCAGGCTAACTGTGCCAATGTTAGCTATTACTGCAATAAATGATAGTTGTACATCTTTGCTTTGAGTCATTACATGCTTTACTGATGGCTAAAGTTAACGCCATTTGAAATCATTTAGTATCACAGGTAAAGTAATTTCACAAGCTAGCATTTCTACTTGGTTATAATTTTACTACTGATGACTTTGGCAAACAACAATCTGGCTAGTCGTAACTTAACACTTCACGAATCTAACAGTGCTACTTTGTGACACTGGAAAAGCTGAGTTAACACAACAACCCTGGGCATTTGAATTAATCAAGTGATCTCATCCACTCAGGTTGTCACAGGTAGTTTTCTCAgacattcacttttttttcagaTGAGTAGCAACTccccaccaccacacacaaTTTGGAATTAATCAGTGTTTGTATTGTATTACAAGTCCATCATCTCCTATTTGGCTTGCCtttcatttttactgttttagttGAGTTATTATTTGAAgttaaatatttgtataaaGGAATGAATTCAATGTGTGAGACCATAGAAAGTACCTCAGGTTCTGTGACCCTTTCTGAACTGTATTTGCTAGATAGCTTGTGATTTGTCTGTCTAGCTAGCATTAGTaagttgaaaacaaaacaaaaaaaactgaatgtgTGAATCAGATATTAGACACGCTGGCAAGCTTTATGAGATAAAACTGCCTCTCCCTCTATCTCAATAAAATATCCAGAGCTTCATGCTATTTTAACATAGTGTGCTTTACACTTCAAGACTGGTAGGATACACTAGATGTCTCCTAGACGTTACGTCAATAAGACCATACAAagtctgattattttttttaagtcaataTTAATGATTAttcttattttaattaatttattaattagtGTGAGGCAATAGCTGTGAGTGAAACACcaaaataagtaattaaaatataagtgtttttagtcttgcactatatgtatatgtttgttACACTTGACCACATTTGTCTTTAACAGCAGATGTTGCTGCAGACAAACAACCTACTGCTGATAAAAGCAACCCAACAGTCAAAGttcaaacagaaacagaaagtggAGACGATGATACAGCAGATGAAGAGCCATGTTCCACCTCGGCCGTTTTAGGGAATATTCTTGATAATACCAACCAGGAGTTCTTGGAGATGCTGGTGGAAAACATCACAAAGTGTCATGACTTCACTTTGGAATTCTTTCCTGACATCTTCTCTGCTGTGGTGACTTTCCAGAGTGGAAAAGGTACCcatttcaaaatgaaaagtTCTTATTTATGATATGATAATATAAAGTTTAACCGGCCGTTTGATGCTGAAATCTGTATTGCATAACCAGGTCCAACAATcattaacataaaacaacataaaaatatgCCACAAATGTAATAAAGGAATTTTCCAGGACAATGTGGCCATTTTATTTGCCTGAGCTAAACTAGAATGATAAAGTTTTCTAGCGCACTAATGCACAGGATAGCAAAGCAATACAGACTACTGGTAGTGTAATGTTgtgccagcaaaaaaaaaaataacaaaaaatatatgtgcAATATACCTTGCTAATTATAAATGTGCTGATACTTCATTCTGAAAAATGGGTGTACTCATTATTAAATCAACACAGAAGATTTATCctgcagaattttttttattaaaaatgctttaaaccatttttttaaatctctat
This is a stretch of genomic DNA from Pelmatolapia mariae isolate MD_Pm_ZW linkage group LG16_19, Pm_UMD_F_2, whole genome shotgun sequence. It encodes these proteins:
- the parp9 gene encoding protein mono-ADP-ribosyltransferase PARP9, giving the protein MAHKSDIALHESSLNIVKQSRSALSHILDSKFGCVATFEGVDFESDVSFGQQKRQTVAPEKRISVKLRAGVEVSVLKADLTTLKVDAVVNAANSSLQHGGGLAYALCEAGGPQIQMESDNYTYKHGPIPTGEAIVTNAGLLPCKKIIHAVGPCLPIKPTYFEFSQAKRQLEQAIKSILDRVDKDQLDTVAIPAISSGLFNYPLSECAETIVSTVRDYYEFSSSRWHLPRKILFVNHDEPTVTEMMNACHKILAPHQHYQVVPQGQAPGTHTRGATKTSDISIQIRNVLLALKSDNIEEQKTDVIVNTTSLERDLKVGQVSKALLKKAGQKMQDEIQIAPRTKHIIITKAYNLGCREVYHTFCINNGQEAAHKFLFNSVLKCLQTAAASQHKSVAFPAIGTGNLGFTKKEAACIMSEAVVEFAKNFGGKMDIYFVIFPSDYGTFQAFKEKIKSLQHNTPHTSITQDEVKHFSSHRQAYDKKEDFRFNKAPIPQISLRSYSKESLCEAEKWLSHFLFRPPRPMVIYNNFIQHLGEREYLQLSRLTRKGVKFEEFLAKGHACLTVDGDSAEDVVGAALQVEAMLCTLQEEFVREEEDEMCKLLAEVPRERERKTKTVDNSSWEFKERISAFRNLGLWILKVDKVENSTLKKLFDLKKNQLGCSSEKMFQRIPAQFCEMVSQIGFHAECAPPEDPKYGEGIYFAGTVKEAMEVWKEEKDKYLYFVEADVLRGAPTKGQRGLILPPAKGTDPQVRYDSVNGGSDISVIFSSYQAMPKYIITCEKRQAQGYSV